From Zingiber officinale cultivar Zhangliang chromosome 5B, Zo_v1.1, whole genome shotgun sequence, the proteins below share one genomic window:
- the LOC121987672 gene encoding outer envelope pore protein 24B, chloroplastic-like translates to MLEASFTGKYETDAKAGKGSTTLSVGTNVGEAKLKALATIALEAADYSPPSFAFSLSKPDSFSIRYSPEKKDGDPPNLRFKFMNSMNVMGGRVNMAYHHAVQERKTKVKSLVEFNDEHKMAVKHLVGTKDCELRYKFAPRRFTVVEPSYKLASREWAVALSRSFESGDVLKGSFDVKDRKVGLEWSRTSKERGTFKISGSLVKKDNEIKPQLMAQTTWSCSL, encoded by the exons ATGTTGGAGGCCAGCTTCACCGGCAAATACGAGACCGACGCCAAGGCTGGCAAAGGCAGCACCACGCTCTCCGTCGGCACCAACGTCGGCGAGGCCAAACTCAAAGCTTTGGCCACCATCGCCCTGGAGGCTGCCGACTACTCGCCCCCTAGCTTCGCCTTCTCTCTCTCGAAGCCCGACTCCTTCTCCATCCGCTACTCCCCCGAAAAA AAGGACGGCGATCCGCCGAACTTGAGGTTCAAGTTCATGAACTCCATGAACGTGATGGGGGGGAGGGTGAACATGGCGTACCACCACGCGGTGCAGGAGAGGAAGACGAAGGTGAAAAGTTTGGTGGAGTTCAACGACGAGCACAAGATGGCGGTGAAGCACCTGGTGGGTACCAAGGACTGCGAGCTGAGGTACAAGTTCGCGCCCCGTCGGTTTACGGTGGTGGAGCCGTCATACAAGCTCGCGAGCAGAGAGTGGGCGGTGGCCTTGTCGAGGAGCTTCGAGAGCGGCGACGTGCTGAAGGGGAGCTTCGACGTAAAGGACAGAAAGGTAGGGTTAGAGTGGAGCAGGACCTCCAAGGAGAGAGGAACCTTCAAG ATTTCTGGGTCACTGGTCAAGAAGGACAATGAAATAAAACCGCAGCTTATGGCACAAACTACATGGAGCTGCAGTCTTTGA